aagaataaaattaaagatattagtagacgctcttataagaattccggagattcttattaatgatctggtaacgtggatcatcagtctagtatttcttgaatacatgaacatcttgtttaactctataaataagtcccaaaagaaaagaaaacgagagtgaatctgttgacaaatcttgattaaattaaccctgagctaccttgagacttgaatggtttgaattttctaagatgcctagtttttttatgtatcactcataaataaatggttttagaccataacgcatatgttttattaagtgttatcttttatgtacttcagattataacttgtttgcaggtaatataatttgattatcttgctgaaatataactcattatttgcatatcttatttgaagttttagtatgaatcctgcagaaatacaacatcaattaaatggtaaagacctatgtattgcagatagtagtaacatacacactatgatcaaatcaaagaaatatttcattgatttaaatcaaatgaaggaattataaatactatatcagctcttgcaaacttgatataagaaacgaaaaaggcaaaatttcatattaccaaatggtacgaattttttggtaaacaatgtcttgttttctcccaaatcaaagagaaatttgttaagtttctctgatatatatcataatggatatgattatcagtcaatgataatcgaaaatgagaaatatctatgtagcaccgaaaagcgcataggattaaaagcgcatatgataaaaagcgcatatgatgaaaagcgcagcgcatatgattaaaagcgcatatgataaaaagcgcatatgatgaaaagcgcatcgcatataattaaaagcgcatataatgaaaagtgtatatgacgaaaagcgcagcacatatgattaaaagcgcatatggtgaaaatgatatatgatgaaaagcacatatggtgattaatgaaaatcacatatggtgattaatgaaaagcacatatagtgattaatgaaaagcacatatagtgattaacgaaaaacacatttggtgattaatgaaaatcacatatggcgattaatgaaaagcacattgagaaataatcaccaatgtttcttgaaagaattcaagggtatatatatggaccaattcatccattatgtggaccatttttctaatagacgcatctaacgcatggtctcatgtttgtgtgttatcaagccataatatggcatttgcaaagtttcttgcacaaattattaaattaagaacacattattctgattacaccattaaaaggatgagacttgataatgctggtgagttaacatctcaagcttttaatgattattatatgtctacaaggattgttgttgaacatccagttgctcatgtgcatacacaaaattggtttaactgaatcaatagataaacgcttacagctaataactagacaattagaaatgagtacaaaactctcaatatttatatggggacatgtaaatttacatgatgtgacattaattcgcattaaatcaagtgcaagttataaatattctccattaccaacttaattttggtggagaccaaatattttccatcttagaacatttggttgtgcagtgtatttttaattgaacaaccacaacaaatggttcctcaaagaaggattgaaatatatgttagatatgaaacatcttcaatcataagatatattgaacccatgatgggtgatgtttttacagcaagttttgtcgattgtcactttaatgaaacattgttccctatattagggggagaaatgaaatataaataaatgatgtttcatggtgtgaacatcaattaaggaatattgatcatcgcacaaaagaatgcgaaaagaaagttcaaatataatgcatatgcaagaacttgcaaattaattactttatgcatttaaagatacaaaaaataagtgactaaatcatatataccagcagtaaatgcttcagctagaattgaaattacaaaagctggcaataatgtcactcatgagtctttgctacggcagaaacgtgggagaccaattggttccaaagataataatcctcgaaaaagaaaatcagctgataatgaggtaaaagaaagtgttcaacaagaaccacaaatcaatactccttctgcagaggatattgataaatgtaaatacataaattgcaataaattatgcaatattatgaaactgaaatgaaatgaaaaatcttgatgagatattttcatataatgttacaatgacatcatgaataaagatgatgatctggaaccaaaatctgtcattgaatatcaaaatagacatgattgagctcaacagaaaggagcaatacgagctgaattagaatcactcaataaaagaaaagttttcggatcaatcgttatcacttttaaagatgtgaaacgtatgggatataaatgaatttttatctgaaaaagaaatgtgcaaatgaagatacaaggcaaaactagacttgtaactcaaggtttcccacaaagaccagaaatgaattatgaggaaaacttatccttatgtaatggatacaattacttattagatacttaatcaacctggtagttacttaaatgcatctcatggatgttgttactacttatctatatggatcacttgatagtgatatatatgaatatacctgaagggtttaaggtatcagaaacatctaacgcaaaacctaaagaaatgtattccattgaatcacaaagatttttatatgggttgatacaatagtataacggattaagtgattacttgataagaaaagtgtatacatataaacttatttgcacatgtgttttaattatgaaaacaatgaccagatatatatcgtagttatttatgtcaatggtcttaatatcataggtacaaaaaaaaagagatccatgaagccattcaacttctaaagaaagaatttgaaatgaaagatctcggaaaaaccaagtattgccttggtttacaaattgaacatatgcctaatggtttacttgtacatcaaacaacatatactgaaaagattttaaaacgttttaatatggacaaggcaaaaccattaagtactcctatggttgttagatcacttaatgttgacactgatccatttcttccctgtgaagatcatgaagatatcctaggaccagaagtaccatatcttagtgcaattggagctcttatgtatcttacaaattgtacaagatctgacatttcttttgcagttaatttgttggcaaggttcagctcagctcctaccaaaagacactggaatgagatcaaacacatatttcgataccttcgaggaactactgatttaggattattttattccaacgaatcgaaacaagatttggttggttatgcagatgcaggttatttatctgatccacataaagctaaatctcaaaatggatatgtattcctaaatggaggtaccgcaatatcatggcgttctcaaaaacaaacacttgttgcaacatcatcaaatcatgccgaagtgattgcattacatgaagctactcgggaatgtttttggttgagatcaatgacacaactcattactgattcttgtggactagaacgcgataaaagtccaacaactatctatgaagataatgtagcttgcataacacagatgaaagaagggtatatcaaaagtgaccgaacaaaacacatacctcctagattcttctcatacactcaaaatctcattaaggacaaccagattgaaatgagatatgttcagtcaagtaaaaactctgctgaccttttcaccaaagcacttccaactgctattttcagaacacacattcataatattggcatgaggcatgttcagaagatgtaacaattcaggcgttgcctacttgagggggagtcaactctatgctgcactctttttcccttagctaaagttttatcccaatgagttttctttcgcaaggtttttaacgaggcagtactagttattctctaataaaattgtcatccaagggggagtgttataaaagttaaattgattgttaattttattattattatagatattgtatagtagattttttgagtataaatatgtgtgttatgagtttataaaacacacactaaatatattctctcatattctctcatattctctctatatacttattagtagtctacagtcaagaactaggccactaaaagtagttataagcctactgaattataacatagatCATTTTGATGATATATTTTAGTTTAATAGTTTAATTTccttttttgtcaaaaaaaaaaaaaaaaaaaaaaattcaaacattaattttaatttatttatttacttttaatttttaatttaatcTTAAAAAAAGGAAAGAAATACAATAGTTAAAGTAGAAAACAGGGGACTATATATCTAAAATCAACTACCGTCTCTATCTCTCTGTATCATTCCGGCGAGAAAAATGCACGGAAGACCGAGGAAATCAGCAACACCCGTTGATGAAAATGCATTAGCTCTCAAAGCTTCTAAGCTCCGATCTCTACAATCTCAATTTCTTCACAATCATCACAACAATATGTAATTCCTCTATCCCTAATTCATacatacactttttttttttttaattttaaaataccTCGTTATTTGATCTCTCCCTTTGTATACTGTAATTGTAATTGTAGTTACACTAAAGAAGCCCTAGAAATAAACGCGAAGCTAATTGAGGCGAATCCCGAGTTCATGACCGCATGGAACTATCGAAAACTTGCATTCCAGTATAATCTCAGTAGTCAATCAGATGCTGAAAAATCGGATCCGGATCAGATCAAATCCATTATCGATGAAGAACTGCGAGTTGTAAGTatcttttgtatttttatttttttttaacctaAAAAGTGATATGAATTTCATAATTTGTCTTATTTATTCCAGTTATAACATTGTATTCTGTTTTTGTAGCAACATGTTGCACAAAAATGTACCGACCTTATCGTCTAGTGTTATTGTATGTAGAATACTGCGAAACGATGATATCGTTGAGTGTTATTGTATGTTGcacaaaaagtcactaacaatatgCAATAGGTTGGACATATATGGTTTGATTCGTTAGATTTAGCAGAATTTGTAGTTTTGGTTATAGCATTTTATGCATATGCATATAATATTGAAGAATTTTAATGATGTATAAAATAAAATACCTTAGTGTAGCAATTTTTTAAATGTGTATGTAGGTAGAGAATGCACTAAGAAAGAATTTCAAGTCGTATGGAGCTTGGCATCATCGAAAATGGGTGGTAAGCAAAGGGAATACTTCAACAGAACGTGAAATGGGGCTGTTAAATATATTTCAGAAGCAAGACACTCGCAATTTTCACGCATGGAATTACAGGAGGTGATGATGTGTacattaaaattataaataaatatttaattgaGGAATTATCTAATTTTAACGGGCCTTGTTTCTCATGTTGTTCTCAGATTTATAGCAGGACTGAAAAACATATCTGATGAGAAGGAGCTACAATTTACAACAGATATGATAAATGACAACTTCAGTAATTATTCTGCTTGGCATAATCGTAGGTACTAAATTTGAATTTCTTCCAACCGAATGCTACCAAAAAAATTAatagtttattttttttaaatccgTATCAGAAAAATTCATTGAATATGAATGTCTTCTTCTAGCCTTCCTTAAGCTTTGGGTGCACTTCATTTCTATTGTAACATTATAATATATCaactttaaatatattttgatggAATTGCGTCTTATATATATTATGTGAGTTCTCGATATATGCAGTGTACTTTTATCTCATCTTCTGGAGAAAAAGGTTGAAGGCTATTGTCTAAAGGATGTACTTTTAACAGAGTACGAGTTTGTACGGAATGCGGTTTTTACTGACTCAGATGATCAAAGTGGGTGGTTTTATCACCTTTGGCTTCTAGATCAAACTGTTAAAGTTGACATGCCAAATTTAGTTTCTTCCTGGCCACTTCATGGTTCTGAAATTACTAAACTGCCCTTTCCCGTCATTCTCTACTTTAATGAACCGGTCGAAGGTGTAAATTCACATACAGTGAATGTTCAAATCGATAATGACATAGTAAAAGATATTATCTGGGGTCCACTTTCAGTGAACAAATTTACATCTGGTCAAGCCTGGGTGACACGTGTGACTATTCCTAATGAAAAACTTGACAAATCGAAGAAGAGTTTTCAAGTGAAAGTTAGTTTGGATGATTTTCAAGGTGTAACTTCCTTAAACGGTGTTCCATGTAGCCGAATTTGGTCTTTTTCGTTTACGGTTTCCGTATGTTATGACTTGCAACGTGCTGAAGAACAGAAATTTATGAGGGTATCATTGACAGATGAAAGTTTTTGTCCTGTTGATACAAATGTAAACAGGATGGTATTGGTTAAACCGTATTTTGAGGTGGGAAAAAGTGATGATGAGCAAGTTATGTCTTCAAAATGGAAGGCTGAGATGATAGCAGATGAAATAGATCAATATCGAGAATTGTTGTCATGGTCAGAGTGGTATGTTTGACTTTTTGTTTACTTTTCTGGAGTGCTAGGTGGCAATACAGGCTGGGTAACGGGTCAACACAATTAATTTCTTTCATTACAAGTTAATTTCTGGAGTGTTTGACTAATTTTCGTTTTAGCCAACATCTAAATTGTTACTTGTTATGCCCTTTCATGGTAAATTATGATCCAAATTGGCCTATTGTTAGGTAAACGGGTCAGAATTGTCACCTCTACATTATCTgcagttattattattactcttattaatattagtcTCAATCTTTGttctttttatatttatttgatttgataGTAAAATTGGGAAGCTTACACTTGCAAGATTATTGATGGCCTATGACGCCATGATATCACCCAATACGCCAATTGCTTCAAATATGGCTAATGCAGAGGAAGTTTTGCAACTATATTCCAAATTGATGAAGCTAGACCCTTCACATTACCAATACTACAAAGATGAACACAGCTTAGTTTTGTTAAAACAGGTAATTTTAATTTTATCTTCATATATAACATCTTCTTTGGGAGGAGAGCATAAAAAAAACTCCCTGTTTAGTGGATTAAACTTATGTACAAGTGGCAAAATGGGTGGACCCATGTTCGCTTAACTGAAACACTTCTTCATTAGAAAATTAAAATTTTTGATAATAgcttatatatgattataaaaatataaaataattcttTAAGTACAATTATATAACAGGTTTAGCTAGTGTGTATAGGCTTAACTTGTACATGTATGCACTCAGATAGCTGTTAATTGTAGGTCACTTCTAGCAACGAGTCTTTGGTGAATAACTGCTATCAACATAAAGACTCAGGTTCTTCGAGTATAACTGGTTCAATATGTTTAAGATTGAACTCTCGATCTTTATCACGAATTGGATGCTTTGAGCAGTTATTGTGGGTCCAAAGTCTTGATCTTAGCCACAACCAACTTCATTCTATTGAAGGTAAAAAACAAAACTATATTGTTGTTATAGTTCATATGCGTGCTTGACATATTTCACGTCTACTTGGTCTCGAGGCTATTATGTGTGTACTTGATATATAATATCCATCTATTAATTTTGATGGTTTATTTAGGGATGACACTAGTTTTTTCCACTCTGAGATGAACAAATTTAGCCAGAGATGGAAATTTGAAATTGTTTAATTATGTATGGATCAATTTGTGTTATATTTTATCTCAAAGTAAAAATATTCATGTTTTAAAAAGGTAATCGGTCAAAAATCGCCCTGACTCACCGTGGTTCAAATCTCCACGAAAGCTTACATTCTCTAGCCTGCCCGAAATGAGATAGATATATATGATACAAaatctaatttttaaaatataaaattttaaaattatatattgaCATAGATAGATACATGCCCTgacacaaaatatattatattttttaaaattagaTTTTGTGTCATATAACCTGGTTCAAACCTCCACGAAAGCTTACATTCTCTAatctgactttgaccgactttgacccgacTTTTTGTGGCGCTGATCGACTTTTAAGGCGTTTTTGGGCGAGCCGGGACGGGTTAGTCCCAAACCAACGCGTCAGCTGACTCGGCCAACTTTTTCAACAGTGTTTTCAGATTACCTAAACCACTTCCAACTATCACATCTTTGTTTCTTTAAATGGAACCTACAAAAATGGACATATTAAGATGCTATTGTATTTTATTTTGCAATTTAGAGTGGCATGCTTATTTCTTAATTTTACATTTCAATTACCAAATGcattaaatttataaatataaattaaccgCCTTTCTGGATTCCCTTACAGGATTAGAGGCTTTGCAGCTTCTCTCATGCTTAAATCTTAGTCACAATAAACTCGGCAGTTTTACAGCGTTGGATCCGTTAAGATTCTTGAAGTCACTAAACGTGTTGGATATTTCATACAATGAGATTGGTGCACACACTGTAGACACTAGACGATATCTGTGCTCATCTCCATTGTCACACACTCTTGTTTATGATAAAGATTTTGAAGAATTTGCTAACGATAATACCAAAGTGGTGAACTTTTGGGAAGCTTATTCAATATTTGGAGGTTTAAATATTATCCAGCTGGATATAGTGGGTAATGCTGTTGTTGATGAAAGATTTCGCTTGTTTTTGGTTAAAGTATTGCCTGGACTTAAATGGCTTGATGATGAAGAATTACATTAGCTAGTAATATGTTTAAATTTTGTGCTGTTTGCTGTACTTGAGGCATAGTAATGTGCAATTGTACGATTCTGAATTACAGAACGCTTTTATTATTTATAGAAACTTTTTGTTATATTCGGTAGATATTTACTCGTATTTATTAGTGTCTGAGGACCTATACGTTGTACCATAACCAAAAATCATGATGGCGCAATACGAATCTACTAATGTTTCTTTGAAGGACGCATCGTAGCAGAAAAATTCTTGTAATCAATTTGCAGGTCCTACAGAAACATAATCAGCCTGAGATGCAAAAAAACAGAGGAAACAACTCTCAGTTTTTCGTACCTCAGATATTGGTTGATTTGGTtcttattttacattttttatCCGGCTGTGAGGATGTGAGTGCTAATAAAGGTTATTGATAATCTGCTTTAATTGCTAATCAATAACATCTAACATTGAGTCACTTATGGTAAAAGTTATTGAATTATTTATTACTAGTATCTTTTCACCTTCCCACTGCTCATATTTGCAGGATTGAGTGTTGTTGCGATGCAATTGTTAGGAAAATGGATGAAATGTCTGGTTGGTTTTGGTTTATTGAGAAACTACAAGATAAAATCATGACTCATGAGTTGATGGTAACCGAGAATTGGTTGAACAGGGCTCCATGATGGCCTTAGTTATGTAAAGTGgataaaaaaaaatagttttggCAACATATAGAAGAAGCTATTCATCAATCATAAATCACGTGTACCTAAATGACTATTAACCTTAATAAAGTACAACGTAATTTCTTTTttctttatcatttttttattctaGTTTAATAATAGTTATCACATCATGTATTATTTTTTCCCCGTTTACTTTACTTCAATTCAAGtcgagaatacatatataatactttaGATTAGTTACATTTCCAAataacatatttttttttcttttagtttggttttgaaaaaaaaaagaacaataatatatataaccgATCCAAAAATCAACAAGATAAAAAACCGAATTATCAAGATTCGAACAACTAGCCTAAAACAAATCTCAAATAGCGTAAGCAAACAAACCAAACCAATAAACAATTAACCACCAACATAGTGGTAAACAGTTAAATAAGCAAAGTATAACAAACAAAGCTAAATCTATAAACATGAACCTAGAAGCACCTAAATCATTCCCTACAGCACACCAAACCATCTAGATAACTCTAAAGGTCGTTGAACGGTCGAAAATCAgagaataaaaaagaaaaaaactcTACCACAGTAAAACTTCACGAGCCGCTAGACAAATTCCATCCCCAAAAGTCCCTGGATTCAAAAGTAGATTTACCCCAAGTATAATATTCTTTTATGTTCCCGACTCTTGTTTTGTTCCAAAATCTAAAAATTTTGCATAACAAAAATACCGGTGATTAAATTTTCCTTATTCGGAGAAAGTAAAAAAGGGTAGTCCGTCCGTCCGGCCGGCCATGGATGAGCTTGAATTTCAGCGAGTCCTTCATCTCTTTCCCGTTGTTCGTACTCGCGATTACAATGTAACACATCCATCTCTCGATTCCTATTCTCTATAATTTACACATCTATATATTTGCGTGCCctattttttttttagatttttattataatataatattaagaaATATAGCTGTTTTCGTTTGGGAACTGCTGTTGATTTTGTTAAGCAACCAAAATCAAATCAGTTATAATTAATCTATTGAAAGTGATGAGGGTGTAGCAAATCACAATAATAATTCCCAAAAGTTCAGTATAATCATATAGATTatgatttattattgttattattgaaattgaaattgaaactgATACCTGCCTTAGGAGATGCTTTATGATTTATACACCAATCGAAGAAGATCGATGTAGTGATTGTGTTCATAATACCAGCCACTATGTAATTATATGCTATATTGTGTCATTTGTATGTATCAAACTTtcaagtatattatatatgtatgataCCTCGCATAACATGTAAACTGATAACGTGTCATCATCGTTTATGATAATGCGGTAGTGGTACCGGTAATGATGATGTGGCATTGTGTATAACTGCCATGTCATCAGGTTCATACAATAGTATTTTTTGGAATTCTATAACATTCAAaagtacatttatatataattttttctatGATCAATAATAGAAGCTACTTGTGAGTTGTGACATAGAAAACACAGGCTGAAGTTGTTATGAACTACTTATTTCTGACTtatattatatttacttatttGCTGACTTGTATATGTGATTTGTATACGCTATCGGTGCACTTGTTTTATACTGTACCTGTATACTGTCATCATTTACTGATATCTGATACAACCTAATGGTTTTGCGTTCTCCGTGCTATACTGTTACATGTTGGAGTCTTGTGTTCTACAAATTGGTAGCTTTTTAAGAATTTTTTGGATACTAATTGATTTTGGGTTTGTATTTACTTGTATGCTAATGGAAAATCTTTCATAAATAAGGTAAAGGTGCACTAAGTGTATTTGTGAAAAACTTATCATCTTTACGCGTAAAGCTCGGTTGTTGGTGAGAATACCCGCATCACAAGTTTCTACTTTCATAGAATGAATTCTAGAATCTTGTTAATAACCTAGTGAAAaagttttgttatttattttatcactattactattactattactatttattCAGTATTTTGATGAAAATAAACTTAATTTTACTTGATGGTAAGTACTTATACCCTGATTCTAACTGATGTTGTGATGCTATATTGTTAGGCCGAGTCTGAAGTGCAAAGACAGTTAACTACCCAGGCATCACGCAGGGTATTCTTCTTTTatcgttattttttttatattaattatcttcatttttttttttcacgAATATTCTGTTCTAACAATTTATACATCTAGCTACGAGATCGAATGAATTCACAAAGTGAAAGGGGTTCAAGTGGAAAGGTTATTGGAGGTATTGACGGACAAGGTAATCAGACTTCTAGTTTACTGTACATACACAACATTAAATCTTGATATGCAGATATTAAACTTATCATCTTTCatgtaaataaaaaaataacaaattaTTACAATAAAAGTCTTCTAATTTTGCTGAGCTCTTTTCCCATCGTCAACCTGAATCTGATTTATGATATATTTAACTGCCTTACGTACACTACTTTATAATCTCTATTTTCACCTTTCTATAAAATATGTAATCTCTATGTTACTGATATTTGTCAACAGCTgatacccttataattttttttgcATACATATCTCAAGAACTTGTAGAAAATGGTCTTGATAGATTGAATTAATCAAATTTCAGTGCATacgtatttttttctttttctttcaaaGGTATGATTTGGGAGACATAACTGTTTGTCTTTATTGCTATTTGACAGATGCATTTTGGGAGAAACTAAAAGTTGCTGCTGCAAAGAAGGTACGTTTATGTTTATGAATAGGTTTTTATGCAATATGATGTATTAGGATGTGCCACGTTTTTTGCAATGGTTTATGGCGTTACCTGGGTAGCGGTTGGCTTAAGCGGAAACACGCCAACTATTTACCATCTTGTGATTTATTTATGAAAAGCTACAACTTCTCAACATTTATGGCATTACACAGATCGGTAAAGATTAAATAAATAGATATTATCTATTCTCATTCTCTGCACACTTTTCCTTTAAAATTTAGCCTACTGCCTGCTAAATAGGAAGACAACATGCATGATTGTAGCATAGCGTAAATTTCAGAATTGACAATGGTGTTCatgatattgtttttatgtttcatCCAGAAAGTAaccccagtgttgtaaatctcgtaTTTCTCgccgagatctcgtttttggaaggcagacgagatgtccatctcgcgagatttctcggtcaacggggtcaaactttgtcaaagccacgatttctcggatttttttgctcatttctcggattttctcatAATTTCTCGGTTTTTTCCGctcatttctcggattttctcgtaaAATCCTGAAAAAATgtatataaacacacacacacacacatatatatattaaaaaaaactaataaatcaacgtaagtcaacgtccgagaccCGAGATGCCGAGATTTCcacaaaaatgtccaaacgagatatCCACGAgaaccgagttctccaaccttggtcTTAGAACGTGTAAATGCGTGTTTGGTAGAGAGAAATGAAAAGAATTCCATTGTTTAGTAACCAAAAGAATAACACAAGAATCAGTGAAAAAACAATTTTCTTGTTTGGTTGAGGAAATTTAGATAAGTGAAAATGGTATTTTCACAATATGTATGCTATCAAAAATAACAAAACTGAAATATGATGAAACTGAATTAAATTCATCATGTCTTTCTGAACACCATTGAAGATCTAAAACAGTAAAACGCTgttaaaatattttgattaaaaagtAGTTTTCAGGCTTCTGCTCATTTTTTTCTTACGCTCcttattttttataataattcaTCCGGTTGTGTTTAGTAAATTAGCAGTGAATACTTGTATATAAAAACTTATTCTTTGATTGTGTCAAATACCCTTGATGCTT
This window of the Rutidosis leptorrhynchoides isolate AG116_Rl617_1_P2 chromosome 7, CSIRO_AGI_Rlap_v1, whole genome shotgun sequence genome carries:
- the LOC139858111 gene encoding geranylgeranyl transferase type-2 subunit alpha 1-like, whose amino-acid sequence is MHGRPRKSATPVDENALALKASKLRSLQSQFLHNHHNNIYTKEALEINAKLIEANPEFMTAWNYRKLAFQYNLSSQSDAEKSDPDQIKSIIDEELRVVENALRKNFKSYGAWHHRKWVVSKGNTSTEREMGLLNIFQKQDTRNFHAWNYRRFIAGLKNISDEKELQFTTDMINDNFSNYSAWHNRSVLLSHLLEKKVEGYCLKDVLLTEYEFVRNAVFTDSDDQSGWFYHLWLLDQTVKVDMPNLVSSWPLHGSEITKLPFPVILYFNEPVEGVNSHTVNVQIDNDIVKDIIWGPLSVNKFTSGQAWVTRVTIPNEKLDKSKKSFQVKVSLDDFQGVTSLNGVPCSRIWSFSFTVSVCYDLQRAEEQKFMRVSLTDESFCPVDTNVNRMVLVKPYFEVGKSDDEQVMSSKWKAEMIADEIDQYRELLSWSECKIGKLTLARLLMAYDAMISPNTPIASNMANAEEVLQLYSKLMKLDPSHYQYYKDEHSLVLLKQVTSSNESLVNNCYQHKDSGSSSITGSICLRLNSRSLSRIGCFEQLLWVQSLDLSHNQLHSIEGLEALQLLSCLNLSHNKLGSFTALDPLRFLKSLNVLDISYNEIGAHTVDTRRYLCSSPLSHTLVYDKDFEEFANDNTKVVNFWEAYSIFGGLNIIQLDIVGNAVVDERFRLFLVKVLPGLKWLDDEELH
- the LOC139858338 gene encoding uncharacterized protein produces the protein MDELEFQRVLHLFPVVRTRDYNAESEVQRQLTTQASRRLRDRMNSQSERGSSGKVIGGIDGQDAFWEKLKVAAAKKVGNDDAEQFVKAFQHVYRKLVFEELSLSAAQRFVNS